gagatGTGCCTCCTGAAGGCACGGGAGAGACCAAGAGAAGCCAGGATGGATGATAGAAGCCATCAGAAGCTGGTGAGGGTTGAGGGCTGCTCGGGGAAGTGTCAGAGGAATGGTGGCCAGTCGGTGCTGAGCCTGCTTGGGGGGCTGCAGTTCCCCTGCGCCTGCAGTACCTGCTGGAGCCCCTCCACCCCACGGTGCACACGCAGCGTGGTGCCACGGCCACCCTGCCCTGCGTCCTGCGTGCCCTGCCCCACAACTATCGCGTGAAGTGGAGCAAGGTGGAGCCGGCCAACTACCGGGagaacatcatcatcatcaccaacGGGCTGTACCACAAGAACTACGGGCCGCTGAGCCCGCGGGTGCGCCTGCGGCACAGCCACCGCTATGATGCCTCGCTCACCATCACCGATGTGGCACTGGAGGACGAGGGCCGGTACCGCTGCCAGCTCGTCAACGGGCTGGAGGATGAGAGCATCTCACTCACGCTGCACCTTGAAGGTGAGGTGGGGCTACATCCCTGGGGGATGTGGCAGGAGGGGGACCCTCGGCTGGAATGGAGTTGTCTGGCTCTTTGCCTTCACCCATGTCCCCCATTGCATCGCCCTGTTCCCCAGCCTTAAATTCAGCACTAAATCCCCAGGGATGTTAACTCAAAGCCTCCTTGGGGAGAGCATTGccctcaccctgtccctgtccctgtccctccagggGTCGTCTTCCCTTACCAGCCCAGCAATGGGCGCTACAAATTCAACTACCACGAAGCCAAGCAAGCCTGCGAGCAGCAGGACTCCCGCCTCGCCACATACCAGCAGCTGTACAAAggtgaaacattaaaaaaaataacgCCTCAGCCGAAAACCATGCCTGTCTGGGTATGGGGAGGAGGGAAGTGCCAGTGCTGAGCCACTTCTCGCCCCACAGCCTGGACAGAGGGTCTGGACTGGTGCAACGCCGGCTGGATCCTTGACGGGACTGTCCACTACCCCATCATCAACTCGCGGGAGCCATGCGGTGGTCGCCTCCTCCTGCCCGGTGTCCGGACCTACGGTGCCAGGGACAAGCAGAAGGACAGATTTGATGCTTTCTGCTTTACCTCTGCTCTCCAAGGTAGCGCTGCAGTCCCCTGTCCTTGTCACAGTGTCACCAAGTCCTGCTGCCCACCCGGATTTGCAACAGGGTTGGGGTCATTTGCGGGAAGGGTGCTCACCTGTGGTGttccctctccatccccaggCCGGGTCTACTTCATCCGTGGCCACCTGAACTTCAAGGAGGCTGGGCAGGCATGTCGCAACCACGGGGCTGCCATTGCCAAAGTGGGACAGCTCTACTCTGCCTGGAAGTTTTCTCAGCTGGATCGCTGTGACGGGGGGTGGCTGGCAGATGGCAGTGTCCGCTACCCCATCACCACCCCCCGCGAGCGCTGTGGGGGGCTGCCCGACCCTGGTGTCCGCAGCTTTGGCTTCCCCAGCAAGGAGATGAGGACCTATGGCACCTACTGCTTCGTGGAGAAGTAAGGACAATGGGAGGAGAGgtgggctgagcagaggggacaGTGGTGGGACAACAGTCCTCATCACCTGGGCAGAGAACTTAAGGCAGGGTAGGAGGGGTGGTCTCCCAGTGATTTTGTGTGGTTCGGGCATCCTCTGGTAAAGTGATAAAGCTGGATGTGGGTTCTTGGTGTATCCCCTGATGGAGTGGGTGCCCATGTCCCAGCCTGCTGTGAGGCTTGTGGGGTGTTTGGGATGTACTGGAGAAGCCAGACCAATTGCTGGACCAGGAAGGGGGGTCTAATCCAGTCCCCAGCAGACAGCACAGGCTGCCCTTTCCCCAACCCTGGTGAATCCCTCTCCCTATCCTCACTCCCCACAGCCATGAGGACTCTGGCTGGTGACTCTGACTGGTGCAAGTGCAGATGACTGGAGCTGGGCATTAACGAGTGTGACTAATGGCGTGTTGCCTTCTCAATTaataaaacaacagcaaaactgtACGGCAAAGACGCACACTTGCCTGGCTTGTTTCCCTGGGATCATCTGGCCTGTCCATGAGGGGAATTAGACAGGGACTTTCCATCCCTAGCGCCGTGTCTGGGGTTATCTGTGTTTCAGCCACTTCACTTCAGGGTTTTACAGGTGTTGCTGTTCTAAACAGCCCAGGAGAACTATAAAAAGCTGTGGATCTGGCACAGTTCAGGGGGAATAACAGCATGGGGAGATGCCCTGGCACTGGTGATGTGCTCTCCCAGTCCCACATATTTGCTGGGAACAGTGTCCCACCCCGAGCCCCGAccagcacccagcactgctgggatctgagaaggggggaggggggtgggggggcacTTTGGATTGTGTCTCCGTTTCTGTGGCTCCTGGGGACGTCTCTGTGTCCAGGTTCTCCACGGCTGCCATGCTCCACACTttggggctgtgcagccctgccagTCCCACCCCCGTGCCAGGCTCCCCCGAATAACCAGGTCACCACTCTGTGACATCTGTTTACTGGTTTTAATacccacagaagcacagagagGGGGACTGGGCAACACACACCCACTCCAAACCTGTGGCAGCAgtttctgcctttcaaggaaGTGCAGAAGCACCCACACACTGCAGGAtgggtgctgagctgcagcagagcttgcATGTCCCCATGCCAACTCGCACCAGGGTGTCACAGGATCAGGGCCTTTGGGGTAGAGGTGTCTGGAGGTGATGCTAGTGCGTCACTACCATCTCTTGCCCATGGTGTCCCCCTTGATTTCAACTCTGTTGTGACGCTGGGAACAAAACTCCTGTTGTGCTGCATTTTGGGTCCCTGTCGGTTCCTTTCGAGAGGGGTCTTTAATTATTAGGATTTCTTTGTACAGATATAAAACAAACAAGGGGACAGACACCCAACAGTGAGGTTTCACACCACGTCGGGGTCCACGCCGGGGTCCCGGTGCCGTCCCCATCCACACCAGCTCCAGGGCTTTGGGAGGTGGTGGCTGCTATTCCAAGGACTCACTCAGTGACTGGGGGACTGAGCCAGGCCTGGGGGGACACAAGAAGTCACAGATGAAGGGAAAGAGCCGTGAGCGCGTTCTGGGGGGTCGGGGGGAGCCCGCCACTCACCAGGGCGACAGgccagctggggcagctcccACGTGCCATCCTCCCGGCAGCGGACGATGGGCGAGCGGCGCGGGGCGAAGCCGTGCCGGCACTGGTACCGCGCGATGGAGCCGATCTCGTAGCGCTGCTTTGCCTTGCCAAAGGCGCGGGCGTTGCTGAGAGCGGGGGGGGGCCCGCACTGCACTGCAAGGGGGAGCGGGCTCATTGCGCTCAGCCCTGGAGGGTCCCCCCCAGCCCGGAGCAAACCCTGTAAACCTCAAACAGGCTGAGGGTGCCACGCACAGGACTTGTTCCCCTGCTGGGGGGGGGATGGCTTGGGGAAGCCTCTCTTCGGGGTGGGGGACCTCAGCCCCAGCCTAGGAAGAAGGGGGGGGCACAGCTTACCCAGCCCCATTTTGCAGGTGTAGGAGAGGTGGTAGTTGCAGGGCACGTCGCTCCACTGGCCCCCATCGTGCCACACGATGACCACGCAGTTCTCCCCGGAGAGGAAGTAGCTGTCGGGCTGTCCGGGGTGCCAGTTCTCGTAGAGCTGGGGGAACAGGCGGGACGGGGTGCACGGGGCGACCCAGCACACCCCTTAGGTGTGGGGGTGCCCCTGCACCAGAACGCACCCATCTGCAGCCTCCTGGCTGTGACATCCCCGTCAGCAATGAGGTCCCACTTCCATGCCCCTTGGCATGGCCTCGGGACCCCAGATCCCAGGGTTTGGCTCCCCTGAGGATGCTCAGCCCAGGTGAGGCAAGTGGCTCTTGTTTGGGAACTTCAAAGCCCGGCCCCGGGGCTGGACCCGGGAGCTGGAGACGGATGAAAGGGTGCCAGGTGGGGTGGTCTTCCCCTGCGAGGGCACACAAGGGTTGGCAGCCCCACTTACCAAGGGGCTCCCGTCAGACCACTGGAAATCCCCCTCGATGGTCCGGTCGTTCAAGCCAATCCACTGGTATTCCCTGTACTGGTCTGGAGAACACGGGGTGTGTTGGAAACAGGGACACATCCAGGTGCCTCCTGTCAGGAGGGGGCTGAAAGGGTGCTGGAGACTGAGTTCAGGGAGATTTGGAACCTGGGGGTGAGTGGGAGGTGGGGATGTTCCTCGCCCTGCAGCGAGAAGGtgctgggaggtttggggacaaggggacTCCCGAAAGGGACGTCAGGGAACCCCTTTATCCCTCACCCCCGGAGAGGGGGGGGGACAGGGCCGGCCGGGAGAGGGCGGCAGAGCCCCGGGACCCGCCTGGTCCGGCCTGTCCCTACCTGTCTGTGTCAGCCTCCAACTGGAACTGCAGGTCCCAAGCTGTCCCTGCAGGTCCCCGCCTGTCTGCATCAGTCCCTACCTGGCTCTACCAGTCCCTTTTCTGGTCCAGCCAGTCCCTGTCAGGTCCTGTAGCTCCCTGCCTGTTCCTTCGTGCCTCTGCAGTTTCATGTGAGGtctctccctgccccttcctccttcACCCTCATGTCCCTTCAGGCCTCTTTGCTTTCTGTCCCATTCCCACAGCATTTgtcccctgctctgcctccctctGCCTTCCCCCCATCCCTCCAAGGCTGATTTCAGGCAAGTTATGGCTTTGTCTTCAAATTTACTTCCACACATCCAACCCTCTGTTGAtctgttcacccagcactggaTCAGGGATTTTGTTGGCCAAGGCCtgcaagatcatcaagtccaaccattctTCCACAGCCAAAGGCATcactgtccccaggtgccacatccacaagTCTCTTACATCCCTTCAGCagtgggcagcctgtgccagtgcctggccACTGTCTCTGTGAAGGAATTTTCTCAATATCCAACCTAAGCCTCTCCTAGTGCAATTTGAGGCCCCTTCTTCTGGTCCTGACCCCCTTTCCTTGGGAACAGACCCCGACCCCCAAGTGACTTCATCCTCCTCTTAGGGAATTGTAGAGAGTGAGAAGgtcctccctgagcctccttttcttcaggctgagccccctccccagctctctcaagggttcctggtgctccagcccctttctCCAGCTCCGTTCCCTACTCTGGTCAcattccagcccctcaatgtctttcttgttgTGAGCAGCCTAGGGCTGAACTTGTCTGCTCCTATGTCTCTGCACGTCCCCATCCATCTTCTCACATGTCTGTCCATGTGTCCATTCACCCACCcactggccctgcagggctgggctctaCCCTGGCTCTATGCTACTTGTTTAAAACTTGCAGCCCAGCACTGAGGGTCCCTGGGCACAGGTGGAGGGATGCAACATTGTCACATACCATTGATGAAGTCCTGCTCTTCGGGGGTCAGGATGGTGGCCAGGTGCCCCCCATAGTGTCTGCACTGAGTCTCTGCATCCTCCCAACTCCTCCGAGTGGAGAAGTGCTTGTAGCAGGCTCCCTGGAAGctgtcccagccagggctgcacctCCGCAGTGCTGAGCCATGGCAGGGAGCAAGGcgggagagaggagagggtcAGGGTGATGGAGCCCAACTCACCCCAAACTCCTGATTTCCCCTCATTTCTGTCTCCTGGGCTGCTGGTTCAGCAGCCgagacagcagcaggagctgggtaGGGATGACCCAGTGTGGCCATGGTGGGACCCAGGGGACTCACGTCTTTCACAGCTGCTGCCTCCGTAGCCAGGCAGACACAAGCAGGTGAGGTGGGCGCCATCCTCCACGCAGGTCCCTCCGTTCAAGCAGGGGTTGGGGACGCAGCCACCTGCAAGGCACACGCAGCCGTCCTCACCGCAGAGCTTGGGGACGTCCTcagtgcccagcagtgccagagcctCATTCCTGCAGTGTCCCATAGCAGCCAGGTCTCTGAGCTGGCTCTTGAGCCCACCAGCTCTGGGGCAGGTGAAGGTCTGGGGTGCACCATGAtgtgcccagagccatcccacACTGCCCTTCCATCATTGAATGTGAACAGCTCAGCCACCCTGGCCCAGAGCTGGCCAGACCTGGGGTTTTGGCCTCCCCATAGAGCACAGAGATGAGAGCTGGATGCTCTCCCCATCACTGGGCTCATTGCAACGCCAGCCCCTGGCCCACTCCCACTCCCTAGGGCCAGCTACTTTTCCCTGGAGTGATGCCACAATTCTGTTTCAGGAGAGGAGCATGCAGCCGATATAAAGATAAACCTTTTGGCACATCATGGCCACAGCCAGTGTCCTCTGCCTGGCAGCAAGGTGACTGCATGCCTGCCCCTCTGGTGTCACTTCAAGCCTGTCCAGGGCTGATAACTCAGCCGGCACCTTCCCCACGAACCCGTTACGGTCATTAATGCACCCAGAGCACATCgtgtgctcccagcccagctcaagAGCGTGATGGagggctgctgccagtgccagccGAGTGGAGACTCAGAGTCCTTGACCCACTCCAGCCTAATTATGCCCCATCTTATGGTCCTTGGCTCAGTGGAGACATGACAAGGGTGATGCTGCCACCCTCACCCATCCCCAGGCTGCGTCACCTCCCCACGAGGTGCCAGCAGCTCACTCGGGATGTACAGCTCATCCCCAGCAGACCGAGGCATGGAGCAGGACGAGCAATTGAGGGCCCTAATGTCAACATACTCTTTCTGAGTATCTCTCTGTGCCAAGGCAAAGGCAGCCACCCCGTGGGGTCTGGTCACCCTCTACAGAGCCTCATCTGTGCCACGGGACTGGGCAGGACACTGCCAGACCAGGGGGGCAGGGACCCTGCATGGTCCCCTCTGCTGCAGATTCCCTTGCAGGGAGCGGGATGGGGCAGAGGTAGCAGGGGATTGGCCTCAGGAATGGGCATCAAAGCTGGGATCATCCCTAGGAGGCGGCCACAGTGAGGCTGGTGGGTGACaccctcccccagcaggtcgTGTTCCCTCTGCTCACCCATCTCAGCCCCCATGTGGGGAGACTGGGGCTCAGGAGACTGGGGGATGTGGTCCACAGGGGACTATGGTGATTTCAGGGTGCTTGGCCACTGGGAGCTGCACAAGGCTGGGTGGTCTTGGTGGGCTTCTGCACCTCATGATCTATCAGTGTCCCTCATGTCTCCCCCTGCTCATGCCATGCAGTGTCCAGCCCTCATCCCTCCTcctggggcagtgcagggtCAGTTCCAGGGGGGCCATATGGAGGGTGCAAAGCAGCCATACCCCTCCCAGACCTCACAGGTGTCCCATCCACCCCACTCCCGGGAACTCGCAGGGCCGGGATTGGGGGATTAGTTCGTCAGTGGGAGAGGCGCAAGGGCAGCAGGCGCAAGGATGAAGGGAAGAGCTCGCCGAGATGCTTGTTCTACAAAGCTTTTAATTCCCTTTATTAGTACCACGGTTAGtcagagcagggactggggctgTCTTTTGCTTATTGGGCTTTTTCATGGAAACAGTCATTAAAACACTTCACAGAAGTAGAAGAGATTTAAGTGCATGCAGAGATCAGACCAATTTGTTTGACAAATATGTGTTTCACCAGACCTGTAACCTTCCCTTACCCAgctgaggaggagagagagagagagagaggagacatggacagacagacagacagagggaAGCACAGCGTGAAGGAAAGGTGTTGGCTATCTCTAGTGccagagagcagccaggagggctGCCCCGAGGGCAAGGGTGGCACGGCAGGGACCCCGGGCCGAGCAGGCGCCCGCGCCGACGCTGGCTCGCTCGGTGGGCAGAGCGGGCAGGGGCACAGCCGAGCTGGGGGCTGGGTCCCCCAATGGAGTCCCTGCCAGGACCACCCCAGAGGTGTCAGTACGGGGAGAGGTGAGGCCATCCCTGCGGGTCCCACCTGCTTCTCCAGGAACGGCTGCAAGGAAACCCTCCACGGTTGTAATGGAGGGAGCAGgttgctcttcctcctcctcctcctcctcttcttcctcggACGCTGCAGCAGGCATCCCGCGGTCAGCGCCCGGCGGTCGCGGTGcagcctcctctcctcccagggCCGGTGCGCTGCTGCTGCCGGGCAGCTCTGCGTGCCACGGTGTCACTGCGGGGACAGTGCTCCCGTCCCCCGGGACCACAGGCGAGGGGAGCCACACGGCTCCCgactgctcctctccctcctcctgcgTCTGCGAGGGCGACGGAGGCAGCGGGGACGCCCCAGGGCTTTCGACCACATCTCCGGAGAGCTCCGCGTCTTCAGCGGCAGAAAGGGGGGTGCTGGCCCCGCCGGATTTGTGCCCGCGGCGGGGCGTCCCGCCAGGTTCTCGGCTCTCTGTCGAGGTGGCAGAAGCGGTACCAGTTGGCGATGTCATACGgtgcccaggtgccccagggctggcagggtgGGCCGGCCACCCCAAAGAGTCCCGCGGACGGTCGGGGTTCTGTGTGGGGGCGACGGGGCTGGGCGGCCGAGGAAAGCCCTCAGGAGGCTCCGTGTCACCTGCTGGGGCACCGGTGGGTCCCTCTGGCTCCAGGGGCTGGCTGGGGTCTCGCCCTCCGCCCGGGCTCTCCGCCGatgtgctgccagagcccctgcCCGGCGCTGCTCCCTGTTCCTCCTCTGCAAAGGGCAAGGCAGAAAGGCAGTGAGAGGTCGGTGCCGGGAGCCAGCCAGACCACGGGGCTGCGGGCACCGGCATCGCCTGCCAGCGCTGCCAATCTTGCTCACACAAAGGTGTGCGGGGAGATGGAAGTGGCCCCGATCCCGTGTGACACTGTCCCCTCTGAACCAGCACGGCTGACTGAGCTCCGGCCCGACCACTGCCAAGCCCAGCCCCGGCTTTCCTGTGGTGGGGGCCATGCTCAGCCCCTCTCAGCTGCACCTTGCCTGTTTTCcctccagct
This DNA window, taken from Cinclus cinclus chromosome 31, bCinCin1.1, whole genome shotgun sequence, encodes the following:
- the HAPLN2 gene encoding hyaluronan and proteoglycan link protein 2, producing MHRLLLLSCLWLLAAPPMSSIFQRPTGTPVPLRLQYLLEPLHPTVHTQRGATATLPCVLRALPHNYRVKWSKVEPANYRENIIIITNGLYHKNYGPLSPRVRLRHSHRYDASLTITDVALEDEGRYRCQLVNGLEDESISLTLHLEGVVFPYQPSNGRYKFNYHEAKQACEQQDSRLATYQQLYKAWTEGLDWCNAGWILDGTVHYPIINSREPCGGRLLLPGVRTYGARDKQKDRFDAFCFTSALQGRVYFIRGHLNFKEAGQACRNHGAAIAKVGQLYSAWKFSQLDRCDGGWLADGSVRYPITTPRERCGGLPDPGVRSFGFPSKEMRTYGTYCFVEK